The Brasilonema sennae CENA114 genome includes a region encoding these proteins:
- a CDS encoding HEAT repeat domain-containing protein, which produces MLRQLGTRLQKFGETPLLLKMLCSVFIGTGKIPPNLGMVFREFTQFCENKRLEGVLVTDESRQWWRRLLQHLALKMTQASESTEFQVAIPKQEAQDILKEFLQQQGYHQPWKALEWLDDLLKYHLIQLGTENKIEFKHQLIQEYYTAESLLKQLPHFSDDKLKREYLNYLQWTEPLALMLGLLEEEKQALRVVKLALEVDLKLVARLAGAVKPEFQVQTVALVVGLEVSQELKFELLSTTRSEHAISPLLQALNQKDSYVHRSAANALGNIVDSTAVTGLIQALKDEDSHVRRSAANALGNIGDSTAVTGLIQALNDEHFYVRRSAANALGKIGYFRAVTPLIQALNDEYFHVRWIAANALGKIENSTAVTPLIQALNDEDSHVRRSAANALGNIGDFRAVTPLIQALNDEYFHVLRSAANALGNIGNSTAVTGLIQALNDEPSSVRSSAANALGNIGNSTAVTGLIQALNDEHSSVRSSAADALGEIASPEKLPELTHLLSTTTKTYLLDTISKIQNRCKFYNYTLTQPPRPHPTPISISMTYILHLSDLHFGTLENADLWCSQLADDLKIGLDCSRLDVLILSGDIANKSTSEEYDAAKEFLDVRFVAS; this is translated from the coding sequence ATGCTGCGACAGTTGGGTACTCGCCTACAGAAGTTTGGGGAAACACCACTGTTGCTGAAGATGCTGTGTTCTGTTTTCATAGGGACGGGTAAAATACCGCCAAATCTGGGAATGGTGTTTCGCGAGTTTACCCAGTTTTGTGAGAACAAGCGCTTGGAGGGTGTTCTGGTAACAGATGAGTCTCGCCAGTGGTGGCGGCGACTGTTGCAACATTTAGCCTTAAAGATGACTCAAGCAAGTGAATCGACTGAGTTCCAAGTTGCCATTCCCAAGCAAGAAGCACAGGATATACTCAAGGAGTTTCTGCAACAGCAGGGATATCATCAACCCTGGAAAGCACTCGAATGGCTTGATGATTTACTCAAGTATCACCTGATTCAACTTGGTACAGAAAACAAAATTGAGTTTAAACACCAACTGATTCAAGAATATTACACTGCCGAGAGTCTACTCAAGCAGTTACCCCACTTTAGTGACGACAAGCTGAAACGGGAATATTTGAATTACCTGCAATGGACTGAACCCCTAGCCTTGATGTTGGGGTTACTGGAAGAAGAGAAACAAGCGCTGCGGGTGGTAAAGTTAGCGTTAGAGGTGGATCTGAAGTTGGTAGCAAGGCTAGCAGGTGCGGTAAAACCAGAATTTCAAGTGCAGACGGTGGCGTTAGTTGTTGGGTTAGAAGTTTCTCAAGAACTTAAATTTGAGTTATTAAGCACAACACGTTCTGAACATGCAATTTCGCCCTTGCTACAAGCTTTAAACCAGAAAGATTCTTATGTGCATAGGAGCGCGGCTAATGCGTTAGGAAATATCGTGGATTCCACAGCAGTCACTGGACTGATTCAAGCTTTAAAAGATGAAGATTCTCATGTGCGTAGGAGCGCGGCTAATGCGTTAGGAAATATCGGGGATTCCACAGCAGTCACTGGACTGATTCAAGCTTTAAACGATGAACATTTTTATGTGCGTAGGAGCGCGGCTAATGCGTTAGGAAAAATCGGGTATTTCAGAGCAGTCACTCCACTGATTCAAGCTTTAAACGATGAATATTTTCATGTGCGTTGGATCGCGGCTAATGCGTTAGGAAAAATCGAGAATTCCACAGCAGTCACTCCACTGATTCAAGCTTTAAACGATGAAGATTCTCATGTGCGTAGGAGCGCGGCTAATGCGTTAGGAAATATCGGGGATTTCAGAGCAGTCACTCCACTGATTCAAGCTTTAAACGATGAATATTTTCATGTGCTTAGGAGCGCGGCTAATGCGTTAGGAAATATCGGGAATTCCACAGCAGTAACTGGACTGATTCAAGCTTTGAACGATGAACCTTCTTCTGTGCGTAGCAGTGCGGCTAATGCGTTAGGAAATATCGGGAATTCCACAGCAGTAACTGGACTGATTCAAGCTTTGAACGATGAACATTCTTCTGTGCGTAGCAGTGCGGCTGATGCGTTAGGAGAAATCGCTAGTCCTGAAAAACTACCAGAATTAACTCATCTTTTATCAACAACCACAAAAACCTATCTACTAGATACAATCTCTAAAATACAAAACCGTTGCAAATTCTACAACTACACCCTAACTCAACCACCTCGCCCACACCCAACACCCATTTCTATCTCCATGACTTACATTCTCCATCTCTCCGACTTGCACTTTGGCACGCTTGAAAATGCAGATTTATGGTGTAGCCAACTCGCAGATGATCTCAAAATAGGACTCGATTGCTCCCGCCTCGATGTCCTCATCCTCTCCGGTGACATTGCTAACAAATCCACCTCAGAAGAATACGACGCAGCCAAAGAGTTTTTAGACGTGCGATTCGTTGCTAGCTGA
- a CDS encoding heavy metal translocating P-type ATPase has protein sequence MLYPQRLTQFTKEHTEAFAAILCGVLLFFGWFALHLNFLGWALLLLPAAYVIGGYESAREGLTTLFKEKELDVDLLMIVAALGAAILGLWKREYHLILDGGILILIFAISGALEGYAMQRTERSIRSLMSLTQDTARVLRSGREEIISISQLKVGDEIVVKPGELIPTDAMIVSGLSTVNQAAITGESVPIEKTVGEEVFAGTLNGYGALKLKVHQPPESSLLQRVIRLVEQAQTEAPPSQQFVERFERRYALVIVVAGLLLAILPPFVLNWDWETTIYRALTFLVVASPCALMAAIMPTLLSGIAQGARQGILFKNGAQLEMIGKVRAIAFDKTGTLTTGQLQVFQVIPTSGYTEADVLKVAASVESSSEHPIGEAIVQAARDLNWSRAVEVRAIPGQGILGMNGHQEVIVGKADFVQQYVTHLPSVLPHPALTGTPLLSKERGRGEVLNASELKDSADLLQQEGKTVVWVAQGEQVLGVIVIADEVRGEAARAIARLRKLGVEQIVMLTGDNNRTAHSVAQAVGIDQVYAELLPEDKLDIIRRLQKEYQTVAMVGDGINDAPALAQASVGIAMGKIGSDVALETADIILMADRLEKIEAAMRLGKRAQAIVKQNITVALGFIVLLLVGNFVGGINLPIGVIGHEGSTVLVTLSGLRLLRK, from the coding sequence ATGCTCTACCCACAACGTCTAACTCAATTCACCAAAGAACATACAGAAGCTTTCGCCGCCATCCTTTGTGGAGTGCTGTTGTTTTTCGGATGGTTCGCCTTACATCTCAATTTTTTAGGATGGGCGCTGCTACTATTACCTGCAGCTTACGTTATTGGTGGTTATGAAAGCGCCCGTGAAGGACTGACAACGCTTTTCAAAGAAAAAGAACTGGATGTAGATTTGCTGATGATTGTGGCGGCGTTGGGTGCTGCGATCTTGGGCTTGTGGAAAAGGGAATACCATCTTATTCTTGATGGGGGAATCTTAATTCTCATCTTTGCGATTAGTGGGGCGCTGGAAGGCTACGCCATGCAACGAACCGAGCGCAGTATCCGCTCTTTGATGAGCTTGACACAAGATACAGCACGGGTTTTGCGTTCTGGAAGGGAGGAAATCATTTCCATCAGTCAGCTAAAGGTGGGAGACGAAATTGTTGTCAAACCAGGGGAACTCATTCCCACCGACGCAATGATTGTTTCTGGTTTGAGTACCGTTAACCAAGCTGCTATCACAGGTGAGTCCGTACCTATAGAGAAGACGGTGGGTGAGGAAGTCTTTGCAGGTACGCTCAACGGTTATGGTGCGCTCAAGCTTAAAGTGCATCAACCACCAGAAAGCAGTTTACTTCAGCGTGTGATTCGTCTGGTAGAACAAGCACAAACAGAAGCACCTCCTTCTCAACAATTTGTTGAGCGATTTGAACGGAGATATGCGCTGGTTATTGTGGTGGCTGGGTTGTTGCTGGCAATTTTACCGCCATTTGTCTTGAATTGGGACTGGGAAACGACGATTTATCGTGCTCTTACCTTTTTGGTGGTTGCTTCTCCCTGTGCTCTGATGGCTGCAATTATGCCCACGTTGCTTTCTGGGATTGCTCAGGGTGCAAGACAAGGAATTTTGTTCAAGAATGGTGCCCAGTTGGAAATGATTGGTAAAGTTCGGGCGATCGCCTTCGACAAAACTGGTACCCTAACAACAGGACAACTGCAAGTTTTTCAAGTCATTCCTACTAGTGGATATACAGAAGCAGATGTGTTGAAGGTGGCTGCTTCTGTAGAATCTTCTTCCGAACATCCTATAGGCGAAGCTATTGTGCAGGCTGCTCGTGATTTGAATTGGTCAAGAGCAGTTGAAGTACGAGCAATACCAGGACAAGGAATTTTGGGTATGAACGGACACCAAGAGGTTATTGTCGGGAAAGCGGATTTTGTCCAACAGTATGTAACTCATTTACCAAGTGTATTACCTCACCCCGCCCTAACGGGCACCCCTCTCCTTAGTAAGGAGAGGGGCAGGGGTGAGGTTTTAAACGCGAGTGAATTGAAGGATTCAGCAGACTTGTTACAACAGGAGGGTAAAACGGTTGTTTGGGTTGCACAAGGAGAACAGGTGCTGGGTGTGATTGTCATTGCAGATGAAGTCAGAGGAGAAGCAGCAAGAGCGATCGCCCGCTTAAGAAAACTGGGAGTCGAGCAAATTGTCATGTTAACAGGCGATAATAATCGCACTGCTCACAGCGTCGCCCAAGCAGTAGGAATTGATCAAGTGTATGCAGAACTTTTACCAGAAGATAAGCTTGATATCATCCGTCGTTTACAGAAAGAGTATCAAACTGTGGCAATGGTGGGAGATGGTATCAATGATGCCCCAGCCTTAGCTCAAGCATCTGTGGGAATTGCGATGGGCAAGATTGGCAGTGATGTCGCATTGGAAACCGCAGATATTATATTGATGGCAGATCGATTGGAGAAAATAGAAGCAGCGATGCGTTTGGGTAAAAGAGCGCAGGCGATCGTCAAGCAAAATATTACTGTTGCTTTGGGTTTTATTGTTTTGCTTTTGGTTGGTAATTTTGTAGGAGGAATTAACTTACCTATTGGGGTGATTGGGCATGAGGGTTCTACGGTGTTGGTGACTCTGAGTGGTTTACGATTGCTGAGGAAGTGA
- a CDS encoding FGGY-family carbohydrate kinase, with amino-acid sequence MSQNNALVIGIDCSTTACKAIAWNQEGKAVAFGKAFYPLLQPQANWYEQDAARWWHSTCEAIQQLLTQINVSQVEAVCITHQRETFVAVDREGKPVRNAIAWMDKRSRNQVTFLDEKFGGQYNQVTGKPVSMTPSLSKIIWLTQHEPENVARTYKFLDVHGFLVYHLTGNFRTSLACADPMGAMNMEAHCWATDLLTSLELREEQFAELVPPGEVIGYVNDTGAVATGLPKGLRVIAGAGDGQCAGLGANAVGNSRAYLNLGTAIASGIISKEYFVNPSFRTMYAPIAGSYFLETVLLGGVFTLTWFVEKFASDLHNCNLNLSPLEILETAAAKVSPGAEGLMLVPYWNNVMNPYWDANATGITIGWTGTHGKEHFYRAILEGIAFEQRLVGDAVMSATNQRFNEYVVMGGGSTSNLWCQILADVTGIPIVRSTTTEATCLGAGILAAVAVGWYPDIGTAAKCLTHTAERFTPSEERQAIYSKLYSEVYKPLFPSIQSLVNKLTDLTTTATKL; translated from the coding sequence ATGAGTCAAAATAACGCGTTAGTCATAGGCATCGACTGTAGCACAACAGCCTGTAAAGCCATTGCATGGAACCAGGAAGGGAAAGCTGTCGCTTTTGGAAAAGCATTTTATCCACTATTACAACCGCAAGCAAATTGGTACGAACAGGATGCGGCACGGTGGTGGCATAGTACCTGCGAGGCTATACAACAATTACTAACTCAAATCAACGTATCACAAGTAGAGGCAGTTTGCATTACTCATCAACGGGAAACTTTTGTGGCAGTAGATAGGGAGGGTAAACCTGTTCGCAATGCGATCGCCTGGATGGATAAACGCAGCCGTAACCAAGTTACTTTCCTAGATGAAAAATTTGGCGGACAATACAACCAAGTTACTGGTAAACCCGTCTCTATGACGCCTTCTTTATCTAAAATCATCTGGTTAACCCAACATGAACCAGAAAATGTTGCCCGCACCTATAAATTTTTAGATGTTCATGGCTTCTTGGTGTATCACCTAACTGGAAATTTTCGTACCAGTTTGGCTTGTGCTGATCCAATGGGAGCAATGAATATGGAAGCTCATTGCTGGGCAACAGATTTACTCACGTCACTCGAATTGCGAGAAGAACAATTTGCTGAATTGGTACCACCAGGAGAAGTTATTGGCTATGTCAACGATACTGGTGCTGTTGCTACAGGATTACCTAAAGGTTTACGAGTCATTGCGGGTGCTGGTGATGGGCAGTGTGCAGGTTTAGGTGCTAATGCTGTGGGCAATAGTCGGGCTTATCTTAATTTAGGTACGGCAATAGCAAGCGGCATAATCAGTAAGGAGTATTTTGTCAATCCGTCATTTCGCACCATGTATGCACCCATTGCAGGGTCTTATTTTCTAGAAACTGTTCTTCTTGGTGGTGTCTTTACTCTTACCTGGTTTGTAGAAAAGTTTGCCAGCGACTTACACAACTGCAATCTTAACCTCAGTCCACTAGAGATACTGGAAACTGCTGCAGCAAAGGTATCTCCTGGCGCTGAAGGATTAATGTTAGTGCCTTACTGGAACAACGTTATGAATCCTTACTGGGATGCTAATGCTACTGGTATCACAATTGGTTGGACAGGTACCCACGGTAAAGAACATTTTTACCGAGCTATCTTAGAAGGTATTGCCTTTGAGCAAAGACTTGTAGGGGATGCAGTCATGTCAGCCACAAACCAACGTTTTAACGAATATGTAGTCATGGGTGGTGGAAGCACAAGCAATCTTTGGTGTCAAATTTTAGCGGATGTGACTGGTATACCAATAGTGCGTTCTACAACCACAGAAGCGACTTGTTTAGGAGCGGGGATTCTCGCAGCAGTTGCAGTTGGATGGTATCCTGATATTGGTACAGCCGCAAAATGTCTGACTCACACTGCTGAGCGTTTTACGCCTTCTGAGGAAAGGCAGGCTATCTACTCTAAACTTTATAGCGAAGTTTACAAGCCATTATTTCCTAGCATTCAGTCGTTGGTAAACAAGCTAACCGATTTAACAACCACTGCCACTAAATTATAG
- a CDS encoding NAD(P)H-dependent glycerol-3-phosphate dehydrogenase has translation MAKILILGAGVMGTAISFPLTDNGHIVHLVGTHLDGDIISKLQAGYPHPGLRLKVAESLKPYTHDKLAEAIEGVDLVVLGVNSHGIEWVAQALSSVLSPEIPILAVTKGLAGDGEKLSILPDVLRAGLPVKYQKDVQIAAIGGPSIAQELAARRHTCVVFTGTNQALLDKLAGLLRTNYYHVWTSTDMIGVEVCVALKNVYALAVGLVIGFLEKEGKAANGADMHNLAAAIFAQGMQETAYLVEKMGGKSHSVYSLPGTGDLYVTCQGGRNSRMGRLLGLDMLYSQAKAEYMPNDTIEGASLALAIGETVEAMVKRGDLDGEALPLLRTMIAIVCDDAPANIPWDKFFANAAKEFR, from the coding sequence ATGGCGAAAATTCTTATTCTGGGTGCAGGTGTTATGGGGACTGCTATCAGCTTCCCTCTAACTGATAACGGACATATCGTTCATCTAGTCGGAACCCATCTGGACGGTGATATTATTTCTAAGCTTCAGGCTGGTTATCCTCATCCTGGGTTACGCTTAAAAGTTGCTGAAAGTCTTAAACCTTATACCCACGACAAATTAGCTGAGGCAATAGAGGGTGTAGATTTAGTTGTCTTAGGAGTTAACTCTCATGGTATCGAGTGGGTAGCACAAGCCCTCAGTTCCGTATTGTCTCCAGAAATTCCCATCCTAGCAGTCACAAAAGGATTAGCAGGAGATGGTGAAAAATTGTCTATTTTGCCAGATGTTCTCCGTGCCGGGTTGCCTGTTAAATATCAAAAGGATGTACAAATAGCTGCTATTGGTGGTCCTTCCATTGCACAAGAATTGGCAGCTCGTCGTCATACTTGCGTGGTATTTACTGGTACAAATCAAGCTTTACTAGATAAGCTAGCTGGGTTGTTGCGTACAAATTACTATCACGTCTGGACAAGTACCGACATGATTGGTGTCGAAGTGTGTGTCGCCCTCAAAAATGTCTACGCCTTGGCAGTGGGCTTGGTGATAGGATTCTTAGAAAAAGAAGGTAAGGCTGCTAATGGTGCTGATATGCACAATCTAGCCGCTGCAATCTTTGCCCAAGGAATGCAAGAGACAGCTTATTTAGTTGAAAAAATGGGTGGTAAATCCCACAGTGTTTATAGTCTTCCTGGTACTGGTGATTTGTATGTCACCTGTCAAGGTGGACGTAATAGCCGTATGGGTAGGCTTTTGGGTTTGGATATGCTCTACAGTCAAGCGAAAGCTGAGTATATGCCAAACGATACCATTGAAGGTGCTTCTTTAGCTTTAGCTATTGGAGAAACTGTGGAAGCAATGGTGAAGCGAGGAGATTTAGATGGAGAAGCTTTACCTTTATTGCGTACTATGATTGCAATTGTCTGTGATGATGCACCTGCAAATATTCCTTGGGATAAATTTTTTGCAAATGCTGCGAAAGAATTTAGGTAG
- a CDS encoding precorrin-8X methylmutase gives MTTLTIKEFTQAVGGGMTPRMVRHYHQLGLLPQPVRSPSNYRLYTQKDVLRLQRIVALKQQGFQLNHIRQILEVEPEEDTTASLMTQLQQQYRAVIQQISQLRQTASALEGLLGRDRDCEIIQAEVLAQLKLLEVDTQTGLGGLEKLWNGLDAQVHAHPEAFAESLERLLPEFSSRSEIEQDLISNLVLACGDVSLASFVRLSDRAIATSREVLKSGCQIVADIPTVAAALDTTRLAHLGCPVETLIDNSHITTATEAEKAFWQDQKWQEKLQQVSPGCVLVIGYAPSVLLSVCKAIQNQEIQPALVIGMPIGFSHAPAAKRQLMQSCVPFITVEGTLGGGLLAATVLNSLVESLIEKPDCHCYLRHS, from the coding sequence ATGACAACACTGACTATCAAAGAATTCACTCAAGCAGTGGGAGGCGGGATGACTCCGCGGATGGTTCGCCATTACCATCAACTGGGGTTACTTCCTCAACCAGTGCGATCGCCCAGCAACTACCGCCTCTACACCCAAAAAGACGTTCTCAGGTTACAACGCATCGTCGCACTCAAGCAGCAAGGGTTTCAACTCAACCACATCCGCCAAATACTGGAAGTGGAACCAGAAGAAGACACAACTGCTAGTTTGATGACGCAACTGCAGCAACAATATCGCGCAGTCATACAGCAAATTTCACAACTACGGCAAACAGCATCTGCATTGGAAGGGTTACTAGGGCGCGATCGCGATTGTGAAATCATCCAAGCTGAAGTTTTGGCACAACTCAAGCTACTGGAGGTAGATACTCAAACAGGACTCGGCGGACTGGAAAAACTCTGGAATGGGTTGGATGCTCAAGTTCATGCTCATCCAGAAGCTTTTGCAGAATCCTTGGAACGCTTGCTACCTGAGTTTTCTAGCCGTTCTGAAATTGAACAAGACTTGATCTCAAACCTGGTTTTAGCTTGTGGAGATGTTAGTTTAGCGTCGTTTGTCAGGTTGAGTGATCGGGCGATCGCCACAAGTCGTGAAGTCCTCAAATCCGGCTGTCAGATAGTTGCGGATATTCCAACGGTAGCTGCTGCGTTGGATACAACTCGGTTAGCTCATTTGGGATGTCCGGTAGAAACGTTGATTGATAACTCTCATATTACGACAGCCACAGAAGCAGAAAAAGCATTTTGGCAGGATCAAAAATGGCAGGAAAAATTACAGCAAGTCTCCCCAGGTTGTGTGTTGGTGATTGGCTATGCTCCTAGTGTGCTGCTTTCTGTATGTAAAGCCATTCAAAACCAAGAAATTCAACCAGCGCTAGTCATTGGTATGCCCATTGGCTTTAGTCATGCTCCAGCTGCTAAGCGACAATTGATGCAATCATGCGTACCTTTTATTACAGTTGAAGGAACTTTGGGAGGCGGCTTGTTAGCTGCGACTGTCCTGAATTCTTTGGTAGAGTCACTTATTGAAAAACCTGATTGTCATTGTTACTTACGTCACTCTTAA
- a CDS encoding Gfo/Idh/MocA family protein, whose translation MIGVAVIGTGFGQKVHIPGFLAHPQTQIVAVYNQDLNKAKAIAQSYNIPHACNTITDIVRLQEVQAVSISTPPFLHYEMAKAALQAGKHILIEKPTTLNAAEAKELYQLAQKAGVIAVVDFEFRFVPGWQLFSELLSQGYVGSKRLIRIDWLGSSRADAGRPWNWYSRKDQGGGALGSLGSHTFDYIHWLFGPVRKLNAHFTTAIAERLDSNTGELKPVETDDTCMLMLELADGTPCQVSISAVVHASRTHWIEVYGDRATLVLGSENQKDYVHGFRVLSSQPGKTLTEIEIPNRLLFPENHSDGRISAFVRVVDEWVQGIESKKQIVPSLREGIYSQLLMDLSHESNNSSSWVNVPSLEEFLA comes from the coding sequence GTGATTGGCGTTGCTGTTATTGGCACGGGATTTGGTCAGAAAGTCCATATTCCTGGATTTCTGGCTCATCCTCAGACACAGATCGTTGCTGTATATAACCAAGATTTAAATAAAGCTAAAGCGATCGCACAATCCTACAATATTCCTCACGCCTGCAACACCATCACAGATATCGTTAGGCTGCAAGAAGTCCAAGCAGTAAGCATTTCCACACCGCCATTTTTGCATTACGAAATGGCAAAAGCAGCGCTGCAAGCAGGAAAACATATATTAATCGAAAAACCCACAACTCTAAATGCAGCCGAAGCTAAAGAACTTTACCAGTTAGCCCAAAAAGCAGGCGTGATTGCAGTTGTAGATTTTGAATTTCGGTTTGTACCAGGATGGCAATTATTTTCGGAACTGTTGTCACAAGGTTATGTGGGTTCAAAGCGTTTGATTAGAATTGATTGGCTAGGTTCTTCTCGTGCTGATGCTGGACGCCCTTGGAACTGGTATTCTCGTAAAGACCAAGGAGGCGGTGCATTGGGATCTTTGGGTTCTCACACTTTTGATTATATTCATTGGCTGTTTGGTCCTGTACGCAAGTTAAACGCCCATTTCACTACGGCGATCGCCGAACGACTAGACTCCAACACTGGAGAATTAAAGCCCGTAGAAACCGATGACACCTGTATGCTGATGTTAGAGTTGGCAGATGGGACACCTTGTCAAGTTTCTATCAGTGCTGTGGTTCATGCATCGCGTACTCATTGGATAGAAGTGTATGGCGATCGCGCGACTTTAGTATTAGGAAGTGAAAATCAAAAAGATTACGTACATGGGTTTCGTGTTTTGTCTTCTCAACCAGGTAAAACATTAACTGAAATTGAAATTCCCAATCGGTTATTGTTTCCAGAAAATCACTCTGATGGTCGTATTTCTGCGTTTGTGAGAGTTGTAGATGAATGGGTGCAAGGAATTGAATCCAAAAAACAAATCGTTCCATCCTTACGAGAAGGAATTTACTCTCAGTTATTAATGGATTTATCCCATGAATCTAATAACAGTTCAAGTTGGGTAAATGTACCAAGCTTGGAAGAATTTCTTGCTTAA